A genomic segment from Deltaproteobacteria bacterium encodes:
- the glyS gene encoding glycine--tRNA ligase subunit beta: MNKELLLEIGTEEIPSAFLPKAIKDMDDIIRKELSHRRIQHGDIKTMATPRRLCLCVADLSSKQEDQLIEKIGPAKRVAFDENGNPTKAAAGFAAGQGIDASELEVVTTEKGEYICARKKIAGGDTRALLPEILTKFITSLPFKKSMRWSDLEIRFARPIHWILALYGDETIPFEIGNIMSGDRSYGHRFMSSKSFKVKNMKDYITNCKKHFVIVDPEERRKIILAEAEKTAKTVNGKIFYTEYLLEIVTYLVEYPTAVCGSFDSEYLKLPKEVLTTSMISHQKYFPVVDEKGNLLPYFITINNTLARDPSVVARGNEKVIRARLSDAKFFFDEDQKKPLDHHFEKLNQVVFHTQLGTSYEKVMQFRKLAQYITEQIDPSLKDTVDRTAVLAKADLETQMVYEFSELQGIMGREYALIAGEKPVVAKAIHEHYLPTSAGGELPETDEGAIVSIADKMDTIVGFFGVNLIPTGTADPYALRRQAIGIINIIINKQYPLNLETIIDKSLSILGDKLKRPHEEIKTDVLEFFKGRFENQLISMGRPYDVVDAVLETGASDIVRSVKIIEAMETFKSHADFEPLAIAFKRVGNIIKDFKNGTVDPSRFETDEERHLHNAFLRTNKNVVNYIKGDDYRSALIELAALRKPVDDFFNNVLVMAKDESIRFNRLSLLKEISKIFHMIADFSKIVTES, from the coding sequence ATGAACAAGGAACTTCTACTTGAGATAGGAACGGAGGAAATACCATCGGCCTTCTTACCAAAGGCTATCAAAGACATGGACGATATCATCCGGAAGGAATTATCCCACAGGCGCATCCAACACGGCGATATCAAAACGATGGCAACACCCCGAAGGCTTTGTCTTTGTGTTGCCGACCTATCGAGTAAGCAGGAAGACCAGCTTATTGAAAAGATTGGCCCCGCTAAAAGAGTTGCCTTTGATGAAAACGGAAATCCAACCAAGGCCGCCGCAGGCTTCGCAGCGGGACAGGGAATAGACGCCTCGGAACTGGAGGTGGTCACGACGGAAAAGGGTGAATATATCTGCGCACGAAAAAAAATTGCCGGTGGAGACACGAGAGCCCTTTTACCGGAAATTCTCACGAAATTCATCACATCGCTCCCTTTTAAGAAATCCATGCGCTGGTCTGACCTGGAAATTCGCTTTGCACGGCCGATTCACTGGATACTTGCTCTCTATGGGGATGAAACGATACCATTTGAGATCGGAAATATCATGAGCGGAGACAGAAGTTATGGCCACCGCTTCATGAGTTCGAAATCATTTAAAGTCAAGAATATGAAAGATTACATAACAAATTGCAAAAAGCACTTTGTTATTGTTGATCCTGAGGAGCGGAGAAAAATTATACTTGCGGAAGCCGAAAAAACCGCAAAGACGGTTAACGGAAAAATATTTTATACTGAATACCTTCTCGAAATAGTAACCTATCTTGTTGAATATCCGACGGCTGTCTGCGGAAGCTTTGACTCAGAATACCTGAAACTGCCCAAAGAGGTTCTCACGACCTCAATGATTTCACACCAGAAATATTTTCCTGTCGTTGATGAAAAGGGAAACCTACTGCCATATTTTATTACCATAAACAACACCCTTGCCCGAGATCCGTCAGTTGTCGCCCGCGGTAATGAAAAAGTAATACGCGCAAGGCTATCTGATGCGAAATTTTTCTTTGACGAAGATCAAAAAAAACCTCTTGATCATCACTTTGAGAAGTTGAACCAGGTTGTATTTCATACCCAGCTGGGCACTTCCTATGAAAAGGTCATGCAATTCAGAAAACTTGCCCAATACATAACGGAACAGATCGATCCTTCTCTCAAAGATACGGTTGATCGCACAGCCGTCCTTGCCAAGGCCGATTTAGAAACGCAGATGGTCTATGAGTTCAGTGAGCTTCAGGGAATTATGGGGCGAGAATATGCATTGATAGCCGGTGAAAAACCTGTCGTGGCAAAGGCCATCCATGAACACTACCTTCCAACATCGGCAGGAGGTGAACTGCCGGAAACGGATGAGGGCGCCATTGTCAGTATTGCAGACAAGATGGACACTATCGTCGGATTCTTCGGCGTTAACCTGATTCCCACGGGAACGGCAGATCCATACGCATTGCGACGACAGGCCATCGGAATTATCAATATAATCATCAACAAGCAGTACCCCCTGAACCTGGAGACCATAATCGATAAAAGTCTTTCGATTCTTGGCGATAAACTGAAGAGGCCGCATGAGGAAATCAAGACGGATGTGCTCGAATTCTTCAAGGGGAGATTTGAAAATCAACTCATCTCCATGGGACGGCCCTATGATGTAGTAGACGCCGTTCTTGAGACCGGTGCGTCGGATATCGTTCGATCCGTTAAAATAATTGAGGCGATGGAAACGTTCAAATCCCATGCGGACTTCGAGCCACTGGCGATTGCCTTTAAGCGCGTCGGTAATATCATAAAGGATTTTAAAAACGGAACCGTTGATCCCTCAAGGTTCGAAACCGATGAAGAAAGGCATCTCCACAATGCATTTTTACGCACGAACAAGAATGTGGTTAACTATATTAAAGGAGATGACTATCGTTCTGCATTGATTGAACTTGCCGCTTTGAGAAAACCTGTAGATGATTTCTTTAATAACGTCCTGGTAATGGCAAAAGACGAATCTATACGATTTAACCGCCTTTCTCTTCTCAAGGAAATATCGAAGATTTTCCATATGATCGCTGATTTTTCAAAGATCGTCACGGAATCCTGA
- a CDS encoding GspE/PulE family protein → MNDPLMGSQQAALEEQLRLRKALQDITNRIHAAQNTKQILVDLRDGILNLFDAHSITIYVVDKLRNEIYSMFLVGSQLKEIRVPISNKSIAGYVANSGISVNIADVYDTTELKSIDKELSFDYSWDKKSGFRTKQVLAAPVFYDKTLKGVIQILNRKVAGKFTEDEQGFLLEIADVLGIALNNQERFVKRRKTRFDFLLTRGLLKEEELDNAWDKSREEKESMETFMMNKYKISRDDIVKSYEEYFRCKVIPFNDKFPIPGDLLKNLKKEFLRREMWVPLEKVEGNIHVILDDPNNILKRDTIESILKTKAVKYDVAFTEDIIKFINLFFSSHEDEHSMDDILGKNLDSDEDIEEEDGDVITESDSVIMQIVNKIINDAYGRRSSDIHVEPNVGKKNVEIRYRIDGDCMLYQTLPYSYRAALVSRIKIMSNLDITVKRLPQDGKIKFRRSGGDEIELRVATIPTQGGVEDVVMRILAKGSTMPLEAMALSERNYKELVSISEKPYGMILVVGPTGSGKTTTLHATLHHINTPDKKIWTAEDPVEITQYGLRQVQVQPKIGFDFAAAMRSFLRADPDVIMVGEMRDFETAKTGVEASLTGHLVFSTLHTNSAPETIVRLLDMGIDPLNFADSLLGILAQRLVRTLCKNCKEAYHPTIEEYNEIVESYGSESFAKLNIPYTDELTLYRPKGCGSCDNTGYKGRMGIHELVINTDQVKRLIQKHESVEVIREMAISEGMTTLLQDGLQKAFTGLTDAKQVRRVCIK, encoded by the coding sequence GTGAATGACCCTCTGATGGGCAGTCAGCAGGCCGCTCTTGAGGAGCAATTGCGCCTCCGCAAGGCATTGCAGGATATTACAAATCGTATTCATGCTGCACAGAACACGAAGCAGATACTTGTGGATCTGAGAGACGGTATTCTCAACCTCTTTGACGCCCATTCAATCACTATCTACGTGGTGGACAAATTAAGAAATGAAATCTATTCCATGTTCCTCGTCGGCTCTCAGCTTAAAGAAATCAGGGTACCCATCAGCAATAAAAGCATCGCCGGTTACGTGGCCAACAGCGGGATATCAGTAAACATAGCAGACGTTTATGATACGACGGAGCTGAAAAGTATTGATAAAGAGCTGTCCTTTGATTACAGCTGGGACAAGAAATCCGGTTTCAGAACAAAACAGGTTCTGGCAGCCCCTGTTTTTTACGATAAGACCCTCAAGGGAGTAATACAGATACTGAACAGAAAAGTCGCCGGTAAATTTACAGAAGATGAACAGGGTTTCTTACTGGAGATTGCCGATGTTTTGGGAATCGCCCTCAACAATCAGGAAAGGTTCGTCAAGAGGAGAAAAACAAGGTTCGATTTCCTCCTTACTCGCGGTTTACTCAAAGAAGAAGAGCTGGATAACGCATGGGATAAATCGAGAGAAGAGAAGGAATCGATGGAAACCTTCATGATGAATAAATATAAAATATCGAGGGATGATATCGTTAAGTCTTACGAAGAATATTTCCGCTGCAAAGTCATACCATTCAATGATAAATTCCCGATCCCGGGAGACCTGTTAAAGAATTTAAAGAAAGAATTTCTCCGCCGCGAGATGTGGGTTCCTCTTGAAAAAGTGGAAGGAAACATTCACGTCATTCTGGATGATCCCAACAACATCCTAAAACGGGATACGATTGAAAGTATCTTAAAAACGAAAGCTGTTAAATATGATGTAGCCTTTACAGAAGACATTATCAAGTTTATCAATCTTTTTTTCTCATCACACGAAGATGAGCACTCGATGGATGACATTCTGGGGAAAAATCTTGATTCTGATGAGGATATTGAAGAAGAAGATGGCGACGTTATTACAGAATCAGACAGTGTTATCATGCAGATTGTGAACAAGATCATTAACGACGCATACGGACGGCGCTCATCCGATATTCACGTCGAACCAAATGTCGGCAAGAAAAACGTGGAAATCCGTTATAGAATCGACGGAGACTGCATGCTGTACCAGACCCTCCCCTACAGTTATCGGGCTGCCCTCGTTTCAAGAATAAAAATCATGTCCAATCTCGATATCACCGTAAAGAGACTCCCTCAGGACGGAAAGATAAAATTCAGGCGTTCCGGTGGTGATGAAATAGAACTTCGTGTGGCTACAATCCCTACTCAGGGCGGCGTAGAGGACGTGGTCATGCGAATACTCGCCAAGGGCTCAACCATGCCTCTTGAAGCCATGGCGTTATCGGAGAGAAACTACAAGGAACTTGTCAGTATTTCTGAAAAACCCTACGGTATGATACTGGTTGTCGGTCCAACCGGTTCCGGGAAAACGACAACACTCCACGCAACATTGCACCATATCAATACCCCGGACAAAAAAATCTGGACGGCGGAAGATCCCGTGGAAATTACCCAGTATGGGCTCCGTCAGGTGCAGGTACAGCCCAAGATAGGATTCGATTTTGCCGCTGCCATGCGCTCCTTCCTCCGTGCCGACCCGGATGTCATCATGGTCGGTGAAATGAGGGATTTTGAAACAGCAAAAACCGGCGTTGAGGCATCACTGACAGGACACTTGGTTTTCAGTACTCTCCACACGAACAGCGCCCCTGAAACCATCGTGAGGCTTCTCGATATGGGGATAGACCCCCTGAATTTCGCGGACTCTCTCCTGGGCATCCTTGCCCAGCGACTGGTGAGAACCCTCTGCAAGAATTGTAAAGAGGCATACCATCCGACGATCGAGGAATATAACGAAATAGTGGAAAGTTACGGGTCCGAGTCTTTCGCAAAACTCAATATTCCTTATACCGACGAACTGACCCTCTACCGTCCGAAGGGCTGCGGCTCCTGCGACAATACGGGGTACAAAGGAAGAATGGGTATTCACGAACTCGTCATCAACACAGACCAGGTTAAACGATTGATCCAGAAGCATGAATCCGTTGAGGTGATCCGCGAAATGGCAATATCCGAAGGAATGACCACACTGCTTCAGGACGGTCTCCAGAAAGCATTCACGGGGCTCACAGACGCAAAACAGGTCCGCAGGGTCTGTATCAAGTAA
- the mutS gene encoding DNA mismatch repair protein MutS, with product MTVTMNVTPAMRQYLEIKEQHKDCILFFRMGDFYEMFFEDAVTASKILEITLTSRNKGKDDSIPLCGIPYHAASSYIAKLIEKGFKVAVCEQTEDPKEAKGIVKRDVVRIITPALYVDADNLNIRENAFLMALACREDRFGLAFLDISTGEFRVTESQDRDIFIAEITGLDFREVIVEEDFPEKAIVKALFQGEPRFRINYFSPDYFDHDAAVARLREYFPPDILNREGVLKHPATVAAAGAILRYVEETQKDHLGHINAIEWYETDSYLVMDDVAKRNLELFATITDNRKEGSLFHILDDTVTSMGARRLRWWLNYPLMYPEKIKERLAAVSEIKEHHILRGDLRKALSRVYDLERLASRVSMGVANGRDLIALKTSLKSLPEIRGLLCNLESPLLLSIYAGIDEMPDILDLIEKAIAGDPPMTIREGGIIKEGYDRELDELISISRDGKKWIAALEEKERKRTGINSLKVGFNSVFGYYIEVTKANTGSVPDDYIRKQTLVNAERYINQELKGYEYTVLNAEDRRREREYNLFVGIRGEISKEIKRIQTTASHIAGLDAVTSLAEVAERYSYCCPVVDGEGRIEIKDGRHPVVERMPLPDGFVPNDIYLDLESSRLLVITGPNMAGKSTYIRQIALIVVLAQMGSFVPAKEARIGVVDRIFTRIGAVDSLARGQSTFMIEMNEVASILKNATRRSLIILDEVGRGTSTFDGLSIAWATAEYIHDEKHIGARTLFATHYHQLTDLAVTKEGVKNFNIAVKEWGDRIIFLRKIMEGGTNRSYGIQVARIAGVPDEVITRAREILKNLEKGEFDEVGMPKIARGRKSAPKDKAQLSLFMDEEDIIVSELKTLDILNMTPIEALQKLIAWKDKLT from the coding sequence ATGACCGTCACGATGAATGTAACCCCCGCCATGCGACAGTACCTGGAAATCAAGGAGCAGCACAAGGACTGCATCCTGTTTTTCAGAATGGGGGATTTCTATGAGATGTTTTTTGAAGATGCCGTCACCGCCTCAAAAATTCTGGAGATTACTCTCACTTCGAGGAACAAGGGAAAAGATGACAGCATTCCCCTCTGCGGAATCCCCTACCATGCCGCCTCATCGTATATCGCAAAGCTCATCGAGAAGGGTTTCAAGGTGGCTGTCTGTGAGCAGACTGAAGATCCGAAAGAAGCAAAGGGCATTGTAAAAAGGGATGTGGTGCGCATTATCACGCCTGCGCTCTATGTAGATGCAGATAACCTGAACATCAGGGAAAATGCCTTTTTGATGGCGCTCGCGTGCAGAGAAGACAGGTTTGGCCTGGCATTTCTTGATATATCTACAGGGGAGTTCCGGGTGACGGAATCTCAAGACAGGGATATCTTCATAGCGGAAATAACCGGTCTCGATTTTCGGGAAGTCATTGTCGAGGAGGACTTTCCGGAAAAGGCTATTGTGAAGGCGTTATTTCAGGGAGAACCCCGTTTCAGAATAAATTATTTTTCACCTGATTATTTTGATCATGATGCGGCTGTGGCCCGGTTACGAGAGTATTTTCCTCCCGATATTTTGAATCGAGAGGGTGTATTAAAACATCCGGCCACGGTAGCCGCAGCCGGCGCCATCCTCCGATATGTGGAAGAGACGCAGAAAGACCACCTCGGTCATATTAACGCTATCGAGTGGTATGAGACGGATAGTTACCTCGTCATGGATGATGTTGCCAAGCGAAATCTCGAATTATTTGCAACCATAACGGACAACCGTAAAGAAGGGTCTCTCTTTCATATTCTCGACGACACAGTCACGTCAATGGGAGCGAGAAGGCTCCGGTGGTGGCTTAATTATCCTCTTATGTATCCTGAAAAGATCAAAGAAAGACTGGCCGCGGTGTCTGAAATCAAAGAACATCATATACTCAGGGGAGATCTGCGAAAGGCCCTCTCTCGTGTCTATGATCTTGAAAGACTCGCAAGCAGGGTGTCTATGGGTGTCGCCAATGGGCGTGATTTGATTGCGCTGAAGACATCGCTGAAATCCCTGCCGGAAATCAGGGGACTGCTCTGTAATCTGGAATCACCCCTGCTACTCTCAATCTATGCAGGGATCGACGAGATGCCGGATATCCTTGACCTGATTGAAAAAGCTATTGCCGGCGATCCTCCGATGACAATTCGTGAAGGGGGTATCATTAAAGAAGGCTATGATCGAGAACTTGACGAATTGATCTCAATCAGCAGGGATGGAAAAAAATGGATTGCAGCCCTCGAGGAAAAAGAGAGAAAAAGGACGGGGATCAATTCTCTGAAGGTAGGATTTAACAGTGTCTTCGGGTATTACATTGAAGTTACCAAAGCAAACACCGGATCCGTTCCCGATGATTATATCCGAAAACAGACCCTCGTGAATGCCGAACGGTACATCAATCAGGAATTGAAAGGATATGAGTACACGGTTCTCAATGCAGAAGACCGCCGGAGAGAACGGGAATATAATCTTTTTGTGGGGATCAGGGGAGAGATTTCGAAGGAAATAAAAAGGATCCAGACCACGGCTTCGCATATAGCCGGCCTGGATGCCGTCACATCCCTGGCGGAGGTTGCGGAGCGGTACAGCTACTGCTGCCCCGTTGTTGACGGTGAAGGCAGGATTGAAATAAAGGATGGCAGGCATCCCGTTGTGGAGAGGATGCCTCTGCCGGACGGCTTTGTACCCAATGACATCTATCTTGATCTGGAGAGCAGCCGCCTTCTCGTCATCACCGGTCCCAATATGGCGGGAAAATCGACATACATCCGGCAGATTGCACTCATTGTGGTTCTTGCCCAGATGGGAAGCTTTGTACCGGCAAAGGAGGCGCGTATCGGTGTTGTGGATCGAATATTTACCCGTATCGGTGCGGTGGACAGCTTGGCGAGGGGACAGAGCACCTTTATGATCGAAATGAATGAAGTAGCCAGTATCCTGAAGAATGCCACCCGCAGAAGCCTGATTATCCTTGATGAGGTGGGGAGGGGGACCAGCACGTTCGACGGCCTCAGCATTGCCTGGGCGACGGCGGAATACATTCATGACGAGAAACATATCGGGGCGCGCACTCTTTTTGCCACCCACTACCACCAGTTGACCGACCTGGCCGTAACGAAGGAGGGGGTAAAGAATTTCAATATCGCCGTCAAGGAATGGGGGGATAGGATCATCTTTCTTAGAAAGATCATGGAAGGGGGAACAAACCGGAGCTATGGCATCCAGGTGGCCAGGATCGCCGGGGTGCCCGATGAGGTTATTACCCGTGCGAGAGAAATCCTGAAAAACCTTGAAAAGGGTGAATTCGACGAGGTCGGTATGCCGAAGATTGCCCGCGGCAGGAAATCGGCGCCAAAGGACAAGGCCCAGTTAAGCCTCTTCATGGATGAGGAAGATATAATCGTAAGCGAATTGAAGACACTGGATATCCTGAATATGACCCCCATTGAGGCCTTGCAGAAGCTCATCGCCTGGAAAGACAAACTTACCTGA
- a CDS encoding phage holin family protein: MMGFLIRWLILTVAIIIASYLLEGIHISGFFSAFFAAAALGILNALFRPILILLTLPINILTLGLFTFIINALMLKMASGVIPGFEVYGFWTAVFGSLIISVVSWLLNSFISDRGRVERVDYIDLKRKGDRWE; this comes from the coding sequence ATGATGGGATTTTTAATACGCTGGCTGATTCTGACGGTCGCAATTATCATTGCCTCCTACCTGCTGGAAGGTATCCACATCAGTGGTTTTTTCTCTGCCTTCTTTGCAGCAGCGGCGCTGGGAATCCTGAATGCTCTGTTCAGACCTATTCTGATACTACTCACCCTGCCCATTAACATTCTGACGCTTGGACTCTTCACCTTTATAATCAATGCCCTGATGTTGAAGATGGCATCAGGGGTTATTCCCGGTTTTGAGGTTTACGGATTCTGGACAGCCGTGTTCGGTTCCCTCATTATCAGCGTCGTAAGCTGGCTTCTCAATTCTTTCATCAGTGACAGGGGAAGGGTAGAGCGGGTGGATTATATCGACTTAAAGAGAAAGGGTGACAGGTGGGAATGA
- a CDS encoding rubrerythrin family protein: protein MASKTEDALYQAYTGEAKAALRLKVFADKAEGEGYPQIAKLFRVIAFSEEIHGARALQVLGRVKSTEENLAASFESESKVAEVAYDQFVKQAEEEGNMAAVLHFSQSKDVEEVHARLYKEAMGHVMEERETTYYVCKVCGYVSDGILPDECPVCGAMKEQFTKVD, encoded by the coding sequence ATGGCTAGTAAAACGGAAGATGCGTTGTATCAAGCGTATACGGGTGAAGCCAAGGCCGCGCTGAGGCTGAAAGTTTTCGCCGATAAGGCGGAAGGGGAGGGATACCCCCAGATCGCCAAACTCTTTCGGGTAATTGCTTTCTCTGAAGAAATCCACGGAGCGCGTGCCCTTCAGGTTTTAGGGAGAGTGAAAAGCACAGAGGAAAATCTTGCTGCAAGCTTTGAATCGGAGTCGAAAGTTGCCGAAGTTGCCTACGATCAGTTCGTCAAGCAGGCGGAAGAAGAAGGGAATATGGCGGCTGTGCTTCACTTCAGCCAAAGTAAGGATGTGGAAGAAGTCCATGCCAGGCTCTATAAAGAGGCGATGGGCCATGTCATGGAGGAGAGGGAAACCACATACTATGTCTGCAAAGTCTGCGGTTATGTATCCGATGGCATCCTTCCTGACGAGTGCCCTGTCTGCGGCGCAATGAAAGAACAATTTACCAAGGTTGATTAG
- a CDS encoding rubredoxin gives MEKYVCGVCGYVYDPAKGDPENNLPPGVPFKELPDDWVCPICGAGKDEFAPE, from the coding sequence ATGGAAAAGTATGTATGTGGTGTGTGCGGCTATGTGTATGATCCAGCCAAGGGAGATCCGGAGAACAATCTTCCGCCTGGTGTTCCGTTTAAAGAACTTCCCGATGACTGGGTATGTCCCATATGCGGGGCGGGAAAAGACGAGTTTGCTCCTGAGTAA
- a CDS encoding type II toxin-antitoxin system MqsA family antitoxin, producing the protein MKCVICKHAETKPGTTTVTLERDGFTYVVNGVPAQVCPNCGEDYVNESVAGELLTTAEQMAKAGAQVNIRQYRAA; encoded by the coding sequence ATGAAATGTGTTATTTGTAAACATGCTGAAACTAAACCAGGTACAACAACTGTGACACTGGAACGCGATGGTTTTACCTATGTTGTAAATGGTGTTCCTGCCCAGGTATGTCCCAACTGCGGTGAGGACTATGTAAATGAATCAGTAGCTGGAGAGCTTCTCACAACTGCGGAGCAGATGGCCAAGGCCGGTGCACAGGTTAACATCCGCCAATACAGAGCCGCATAG
- a CDS encoding helix-turn-helix transcriptional regulator, with the protein MQAVVKTPHIEINIKGEMIPQKLIYLLQEEYGDDVKVTENDEDDLVNVVETQWYKGIKEKLTPGGVMRIYRENRSITQTRLGELLGGIPRQHVSNMETGKRPISLNTAKKLAKLFNIPIERLLM; encoded by the coding sequence ATGCAGGCAGTCGTGAAAACGCCCCATATTGAAATTAATATCAAGGGGGAGATGATACCTCAAAAGCTGATCTATCTTTTGCAGGAAGAGTACGGCGACGACGTAAAAGTTACCGAAAATGACGAAGATGATCTGGTCAACGTCGTTGAGACGCAGTGGTATAAGGGAATTAAAGAGAAACTGACGCCTGGCGGCGTAATGAGGATTTATCGGGAGAATCGCTCAATAACACAGACCCGGTTAGGCGAACTTCTTGGAGGGATTCCCAGGCAGCATGTTTCCAATATGGAAACCGGTAAAAGGCCGATCAGCCTAAACACCGCCAAGAAACTGGCGAAGCTTTTCAATATTCCTATTGAAAGATTACTGATGTGA